In the genome of Vicia villosa cultivar HV-30 ecotype Madison, WI linkage group LG7, Vvil1.0, whole genome shotgun sequence, one region contains:
- the LOC131619544 gene encoding putative F-box protein At3g25750, with protein MLMIPKANLCLYGISTKTTYEFQLPIPYYDNCCGCSHGWIATFNRKYHAYFAMDIVITMVNSFKNVSPITLPPLTTCSERHYEVQQLPKVTLSADPITSPNDYVVAVIYSKCNRLSILKAGQTSWTSIGKFNFNLYFMDVIFYGDMVYGLTNQKGVLSFNLSYLDEPDSAKAMSPIPGIRFHKDLKCYLVKSFEGDLWLVRKFLDDCNHNGMIKFEVYMLEFDVRRKKIKKLVKLESLGDNVLFVGECDSISASASYFSGCLKQDSIYYINKVKHYTPFHEYCEPYNVEIYNVKDGSFSQQDPEYSFVKHMPAPFWILLPLE; from the coding sequence ATGCTTATGATCCCAAAAGCAAATCTATGTTTGTATGGTATTTCAACCAAGACAACATATGAATTTCAATTACCAATTCCTTATTACGATAATTGTTGTGGATGTAGTCATGGATGGATTGCAACATTCAATAGAAAATACCATGCATACTTTGCTATGGATATCGTCATAACTATGGTTAATTCTTTTAAGAATGTTTCTCCTATTACTCTTCCACCTCTCACAACATGTAGTGAGCGTCATTATGAAGTACAACAATTGCCCAAGGTTACTCTTTCTGCCGATCCTATAACAAGTCCAAATGATTACGTAGTTGCAGTAATTTATTCAAAGTGTAACCGTCTTTCTATTTTAAAAGCGGGACAAACCAGTTGGACATCTATAGGTAAGTTCAACTTCAATCTTTACTTTATGGATGTCATATTCTATGGAGATATGGTATATGGTTTGACTAATCAGAAAGGTGTATTATCCTTCAATCTTAGTTATTTAGACGAACCTGATAGCGCAAAGGCGATGAGTCCAATTCCTGGTATACGGTTTCATAAAGATTTGAAATGTTATCTTGTCAAGTCATTCGAGGGAGATTTGTGGTTGGTAAGGAAATTTTTGGATGACTGCAATCATAATGGCATGATAAAATTTGAAGTGTACATGCTGGAATTCGATGTTCGAAGAAAAAAGATTAAGAAGCTGGTAAAACTTGAGAGTCTTGGAGACAATGTTTTATTTGTGGGAGAATGTGATTCAATTTCTGCATCAGCTTCTTATTTCTCTGGTTGTTTGAAACAAGATTCTATCTATTATATTAACAAGGTTAAACATTATACTCCATTTCATGAATATTGTGAACCATACAATGTAGAAATATATAACGTAAAAGATGGAAGCTTCAGTCAGCAGGATCCAGAATATTCTTTTGTCAAACATATGCCAGCTCCTTTTTGGATTTTATTGCCTCTTGAATGA